CGAAGTTTACAAAAGTGTTTTAAAACCCCATTCAGGGGAGGTTTCCCGGACACATTGATGTGCCTAATCCTGGACTAAAAAACATTTTAATGGAGATTCTCCTTTGAGTTTTTCTCCAagattaggcttaatctgtgtctgggagaCTGCCCGTCAAAGTTTCAGCCTtttaaataaacaaaagtaatgACAGCAGCAGAAATTCCCTATGATCTGAAAAAGTCAAGCACAGTCTAAATCACTCACCAAAACCTGGCCTAAACACCTCTCAGGTGTGCATGTATTAGCAATTTACCTATCATTTTAATCTACGTAATTAGTATAGTGGCTATTTGGACAAAAAAACACAATTAACAAATGAACAACTTCCCATCGTATATGAATACATCCCTTGACAACCAGCAGATGCAGGCATTCCGTGTCAGTGATATTTGGAATGGAAAGTGACGTAAGGTGACTGTGGCTCCATGGAGCTACACAGGAGCAGGGGGGGCTCCCTCCTTATGGTGCGGTGCCCACTTTGGGGAGCGCTTCCTCGGGCAGCTGCTCCTCAAACAGCTCCTCGTAGGGCAGCAGGTCTTCCTTGTCACTGAGGCGGCGGTGGCCACGCTGCAGCCTGGAGCACCGGAAGGTGAAGAGGATCAGACCCACCAGGATCAGGGCTGAAATCACAACCAGCGAAGCCACCAGGAAGAACcctggaggggaaggagggaggcatTTACTCCCATacttatttatttggacagtgaaactAAAacttaatttggctctatactttagcattttggatttgagatcaaaatgtttcatatgaggcaatAGCACATtacttttatttgagggtattttcataaatatgtttcaccgtttagaaatgaaatcatTAAGGCGctataagtatttggacaaattgaactgtgtgtattaaagtagtcaaaagtgtagtatttggtcccatattcttagAACGCAATGACTAGATCAAatttgtgactctacaaacgtattggatgcatttgcagtttgttttggttgtgttgcaGATTAcgttgtgcccaatagaatttAATGGTAAGAAATTCTGGTCATAACTAGTCTTCCACCGTTTAAGCTAGAAACACCATTCAAACTTTTAAAAAATGTGCAGACCGGTCTGAAATAGGTTGCTTGTATACAGCTTTTTGCTGAGAATGACAGTTTGTGCGGCCAttttgttaccaaactttgcatcggcactgttcaagtaaatttgtttttgtaacattttcagtggaaattgttaaaactAGTCCTTGTgcagagttgtgtggtttgtttaactttgcaatcattgtttgtttttttacatacaTCTTAAAGTGAAAAATAGGAGTCTCTGAATCactctgttaccatggaattgcccaaatgagtcacaaacttgatgtagtcattgatatgggaccaaataccaaacttttgactactttaatacagatttgtccaaatacttatgacaccttcaaatgatACAAGATAcatagtgctttcatttctaaacggtaaaacagatatgaaaATAGCCTCAtgaaaaggtgacattctgtctGTACTGTCACTGAAACATTTTCTCTCAAATCCataatgctggagtacagagccaaattaaaagttgcagcttcactgtccaaataaaggAGTAAAGGAGTGTAcacaacattaagaacacctgctcttcccatgactgactgaccaggtgaatccaggtgaaagctatgatcccttatggatgtaaaatccacttcaatcagtgtagatgtaggggaggagacaggttaaagaaggatttttaagccttgagacaattgagtcatggattgtgtgtgtgtcattcagagactgaatgggcaagacaaaatatttaagtggcattcaacagggtatggtagtaggtgcaaggcgcaccagtttgtgtcaagaactgcaacgctgctgggtttttcacacgcaacagtttctcgtgtgtatcaagaatggtccacgacccaaatgacatccagccaacttgacacaactgtgggaagcattggagtcaacattggccagcatccctgtggaacgctttcgacaccttgtagggtgcatgccctgacgaattgaggctgttctgagggcaaaggggggtgcaactcaattagGAAGGCgttggtgttcctaatgttttgtacactgtgtatattcTCAGTGAATCTTTCAGTTGTTCATGATCACTCTTTGGTTCACATCACATGGTGTTATTTCTAACAGTCTCATTTATCAATGAGACCAACTCAGTGGCTTGTGATTagtgtccgccctgagattggaaggttagGTGTTCGATGCCCGGCCGAgacataccaaagactgtaaaaatgggacctgatgagtctctgcttggcactcaggaTTAAGGAGATCGGAGGGCTTGACCGCCAATCTagttccgtgtagctcagttggtagagcatggcgattgcaatgccagggttgtgggttcgatatatatataaatatatatatatataaataaataaataaataaataacgcattgtccagggggtgtacttgtacctCAAGATGCCTCACActgcagaaacaggagataggctcctgttCCTATGAGCCATTCCGGCTCGCACAAGCCAAGTTCATATACTACCCAAAACAAACTTTAAATAAAAACCTATAGACTCTCCTGAAGCTGTATTCAGAACTGTTAAGTGTTGCCATATCACACCCACTGGAACATGACCCTTTAAACCTCTCAGCCAGCCTAGAACCTAAGGAAGGTTAGCTTACCTGGTGTCATGCGGTTATGGCCATTGTGTTGCCCTTGTTCGCCTGTGAAAATAATGGAATCAGAAAATAAACATATCACTATATCCACTTCAAAAgaaagtcaatacatgttagaaacacctttggcagcaacgattacagctgtgagtcttcttgggcaaGTCTCATaaagagctttgcacatctgtATTGTtgaatatttgcccattattattttcaaaattcttcaagctctgtcaaggtgttggggatcatcgctagacagcaatttttaagtcttgccatagatttttaagcaGAGTTAAATCAAAAACTAACTTCGCCACTCAGCAACATTCACGGTCTTCTTGGTAAATAACTTGTGTAAATTTGgtcttgtgttgtaggttattgttctgctgaaaggtgaattcctctcccagtgtctggtgtaaagcagactgaagcaggtttcctctaggattttgcatgtgcttagctctatcccgtttcttttcatcctgaaaaactccccagtctttgccgacGTCAAGGATACccttaccatgatgcagccaccaccatgcttcaaaatAAGGCGGCAGTTACtttgtgatgtgttggatttgatCCAAACagaaggctttgcatttaggccaaaaagtgtattccttagCAACATTGTTTTGCAGTATTATTGTAGTGCCTTATCTTGGAAtaatttgtattcttcttttcattctgtcattaTTGTGGCGTAACAACAATGTTGTCAGTTCTCccttcacagccattgaactctgtagcggTTTTaaaattggcctcatggtgacatttCCTTCCTGTCTGGCAGCTCAGTTAAGAAGTACGACCATCTTTGTTGTGTCTGGGTGatttaatacataatccacacCATAAtgattaacttgaccatgcttaaaatAGCTATTCGATGTCTGATTTCTTATTGTTACCCAACTAAcaaatcactgcccttctttatgaagcTATCGAAAAGCTCCATGgtttttgtagttgaatctgtgcttgaaaatcaatacttgactgagggaccttacagatgtatgTATGgcagacagaggaaggggtagtcattaaaaaatcatgtcaacccctattatttcacacagagtgagtcaatATAACTTactatgtgatttgttaagccaaattgcACTCCTTAACTAacttaggcttgcctaaacaaaaggggtgaatattttatacaattttttacccctttttgtccccaatttcgtgatatcaaattggtagttacagtcttgtcccatcactggaactcccgtacggactcgggagaggcgaaggtcgagagccatgcgtcctccaaaataCGACCCTGCCAAgtcacactgcttcttgacacactgcatgcttaacccggaagcctgGTGGCCGAAGTCAGCATGAATGCGCCCGGCCGCCACAaagagtcgctagtgcgcgatgggacaaggacatcccagccggcccaaccctcccctaacccggacgacgctgggccaattgtgtgccacctCATGGGTCTTCCGGTCGCGGACGGCTGCgaaacagcctgggatcgaacccggatctgtcatgacacctctagcactgcggtgcagtgccttagaccgctgcgccattcgggaggccgcaaacaactatattttagttattttatttgtattcatttgttcttttcactttgacattctggagcattttgtgtagatcaataactaaatccatttcaatcccactttgtaacgcaacaaaaacattttttaaatccaATGTGGGTGAATACTTCCGATACCCACTATATTTAACTTCCCCCAGGCTTTTGAACTCCATGAGAAGCCTGAGGCTAACTTAATCACTCCCATAACCAGACAATTTATAATCTCATCCTATTTGTCAGATCACTGAAATGCAGTCCATCCTTACCGTCCACTCCAGTGCACCGGGCCATGCATTCGTCCAGTGTGCCGTAGCGGTTATCATTTCCCTGGCAGCCACCGTAGATGAAAGACTTGCAGGAGCTAGTGCTACGGTCAAAGTAGTACATACTGAAGGCAGCGCGGCAAGGGCCTGCGTCTGAGGGCACCATGCAAGCATCTGTGGAGGAAAGGAGGACCAGGGGACAATCAGAACTGATCTCAAACCTGCAGACCTGTGAAAAAGGCTATCACATCAGGAAGGACATGTTTGAGACTGATCCCTGAACAGGTAACTACACCATGCAGGGGGAATGGTTTACACTGAACATCAACCTAAAGGAGCTAGCCAAAAGCCATACTGCAGAAATATGTCCTCTATCCAGTTACCTTTATGTTCAATGCTCTTGTCATCTGTAGGTTTGTCTATATCAGATCCTTTCCTTCCCTTAGAGCCAGGGATGACGGTCACTGGAGAGATATAAAATAAGTCAatgtaagagagagaggggttgctGGGTGGGGAGGCCTGTTGGGGTTGGTGGGAGGTGAGAAGTGTCAGGTAATAATGGGAGGAGGTGATAGAGGGGGAGGGTGAAGAGCACCTGTGCAGGTGGCGAGGCACCTCTCGGCAGTATCGTAGTTGTTCTTGTTGCCAAGGCAGCCTCCGTAGATGAAGGGCAGGCAGGTGCCGGTGGAGCTGTCGAAGTAGTAGTGGCGATGGGAGGCGCGGCATGGCCCTGTTTCTGGACTGGCCTGGCACATCTCTAATTGGACAGGAGAAAAGGGTCAGAGGTCAGCACCACTCAAACAGGAAATGACAGCAATTAAGAGAGaataggaagaggagagagcataTAATTCACTAAACACAGTTAGGACAGGAAGAGGAGTgttatcaattgaatttacaggGAAGGGAAGACAACAGGAATAGAAAGAAACAAAGAGGAGTGAGAGAAATAGACAACTTGCCGATAAAGTCATCTGATGTCATCTTGGGAAGGAGATCGTTAGAACTGGCAGGATCCTCAGGACTGGCAGCTAGTGACCCATTTTAAAGTCAGTCAAAATTGTTGGAATTACAGTGATCACACAATACACTGTCACCATGGGTACAGTATGTTGACCTTTGTGCTGTAAAAATCACATGCTTCCCAGCCAGTGTACTTGAACAGGCCCGCACCGCTACTTTTGGCATAGGAAAATTATCTCAGCAAATCAGAGATCAGCTTCCCTGTTATTAACCAATAATGCGATGTGTCAAGACACATTTATTTAGCTAATCGTCATAGTAACAAAATGTACATATTCAGTATTCAAAGCATGCCTTGGAGTTAGGGCTGAACAATATCAAATTAATTTGAATGTTTGTTTTTGCACAATATTCCAAAATGCCACAAGAATCCAGTTTCTTTTTACTTTTAGTTTATATCCACTTGTTCTCATGTTGCCTTCACTCCTTCTGTCCAcctcccatttacaccagagatctgtatataatgacaagatgctcatgtctccgccctaa
The DNA window shown above is from Coregonus clupeaformis isolate EN_2021a chromosome 6, ASM2061545v1, whole genome shotgun sequence and carries:
- the LOC121567444 gene encoding tissue factor pathway inhibitor: MKQVWSGGVLFLLLVVLARGQLDEEKQGCAWDVDTDPDQGLDPKSLEAGARHLAHLPEMDCKGCQDACCGDQDCQLALIGTPADGTSECFLVSCMKDGKDVCVLQSDSQFKVYRKKTQPKTKKVEVDSLSEAGVPREVNVTDKCRMPMVVGSCRAAFPKYYYDVTNQTCKLFIYGGCDGNGNNFHTQEECEGACSGVTGTVLLSKASPMQRRMAMTADDQAASPEDPASSNDLLPKMTSDDFIEMCQASPETGPCRASHRHYYFDSSTGTCLPFIYGGCLGNKNNYDTAERCLATCTVTVIPGSKGRKGSDIDKPTDDKSIEHKDACMVPSDAGPCRAAFSMYYFDRSTSSCKSFIYGGCQGNDNRYGTLDECMARCTGVDGEQGQHNGHNRMTPGFFLVASLVVISALILVGLILFTFRCSRLQRGHRRLSDKEDLLPYEELFEEQLPEEALPKVGTAP